A single window of Paenibacillus sp. FSL H8-0537 DNA harbors:
- a CDS encoding DUF2157 domain-containing protein: MLRTNMIRMGSLMGIALLLAAIFYLFAANWDGFSSSQKMLTSAGFVLFFYVLSFGFSRSKLPLGLSAFLSGIFLVGGCIAFGAAAALADQIYNLHQPPFIICLISFLPSLLLAWITRYKPLYVLTYILAHFTLYFLFDYRLFTPNVEMNTLLADSTFVIFNLALFLLAQTKRLASEIVRLASFVMLHISLLNLAGAFDHAGLSLFMNVLDIAVIAACFYYFMRIRLDKTMLTLTALAASAYTVAKFIRFSLETESVFRFVLGILFVIVLLTANVLFFRYMNKLGNKTSTGEKTAEEVKESDMSAVEAVPQQVNGAASRTTDHHLLGSIVSTVITIVGIIIGSISVIGLVVLLTDEHGPLKTQHALYALSLLFIVPMLLLPRVNTVVRYTVFTVGFAMGLVSIAWIEKAPLSIIFLAIAIISWLRLQGRMQQLITYTLMNIAAAIVLYQLFQNMHDAYSSIIISLTVLNTAVYGSSFARSNGERLAHLREGSLLFSFIFLLWLTSLDPVFTFSVAIFNVLAFIVLTAAVFLFIKREQALETAESFFFWLLFLAIKYYDYLWTLLNKSVTLALLGIVALGVSYWFARRLLKGGDPHEASVKIEFFVGKRSWLIAAVVLLQIGFIGYQTAANESSHSRNDPALSALAAPANDTVSVVTVSLPHGLVIATQATHSHIS; the protein is encoded by the coding sequence ATGCTGCGTACAAACATGATAAGAATGGGCTCCCTGATGGGCATTGCACTGCTGCTTGCGGCTATCTTCTATTTATTCGCTGCGAATTGGGACGGGTTTAGCAGCTCTCAGAAGATGCTGACCTCCGCCGGATTCGTTTTATTTTTCTATGTGCTGTCCTTCGGCTTCTCCCGGAGCAAGCTTCCGCTTGGCTTGTCCGCTTTTCTAAGCGGCATATTCCTCGTCGGAGGCTGCATCGCCTTTGGAGCAGCTGCAGCGCTTGCTGACCAAATTTATAACCTGCATCAGCCACCTTTCATCATTTGTCTGATTTCATTTCTGCCGAGCCTGCTGCTCGCATGGATTACGCGATACAAGCCGCTATATGTGCTGACGTATATATTGGCGCATTTCACGCTTTATTTTTTATTCGATTATCGTTTGTTTACACCGAATGTGGAAATGAACACCCTGCTTGCTGATTCCACATTTGTCATATTTAATCTAGCTTTATTTCTGCTAGCACAGACGAAGCGGCTAGCTTCTGAAATCGTTCGGCTGGCGAGCTTTGTGATGCTTCACATTTCGCTGCTTAACCTTGCTGGCGCCTTTGACCATGCTGGCCTGTCGCTCTTCATGAATGTTTTGGATATCGCCGTCATAGCGGCCTGCTTCTATTATTTCATGCGCATTCGTCTTGATAAAACGATGCTAACCCTTACCGCATTAGCGGCATCCGCTTATACGGTGGCAAAATTCATCCGTTTCTCGTTGGAAACCGAATCCGTCTTTCGTTTCGTTCTCGGCATCCTGTTCGTTATCGTGCTGCTTACAGCAAACGTGCTGTTTTTCCGCTATATGAACAAGCTAGGCAATAAAACCTCAACTGGAGAGAAAACGGCAGAAGAGGTTAAAGAGTCTGATATGTCTGCTGTGGAAGCTGTCCCTCAGCAAGTGAATGGCGCCGCGAGTCGGACCACTGACCATCATCTGCTGGGCAGCATCGTCTCTACGGTCATTACAATTGTCGGCATCATCATCGGCAGCATTTCCGTTATTGGCCTTGTTGTGCTGCTAACGGATGAACATGGACCGCTGAAGACGCAGCACGCCCTGTATGCTCTATCGCTGCTGTTCATCGTGCCAATGCTTCTGCTGCCACGCGTAAATACGGTCGTTCGCTATACGGTGTTTACCGTTGGCTTCGCTATGGGGCTCGTGTCCATTGCCTGGATCGAAAAAGCGCCGCTGAGCATCATCTTCTTAGCTATTGCGATCATCAGCTGGCTTCGCCTGCAAGGGCGCATGCAGCAATTGATCACCTATACGCTGATGAATATTGCCGCTGCCATTGTGCTTTATCAGCTATTCCAAAACATGCACGATGCATATTCCAGCATCATCATTTCCTTGACCGTGCTTAATACGGCGGTATACGGCAGCTCATTCGCCAGATCGAATGGCGAGCGGCTCGCCCATCTGAGGGAAGGCAGCCTGCTGTTCAGCTTTATTTTTCTCCTATGGCTGACATCTCTGGACCCTGTATTTACTTTTTCAGTAGCGATATTCAATGTGTTGGCCTTCATTGTGCTGACAGCTGCGGTGTTCCTATTCATCAAACGCGAGCAAGCGCTGGAAACAGCGGAAAGCTTCTTCTTCTGGCTCCTCTTTCTCGCGATCAAGTATTACGATTATTTGTGGACGCTGCTGAACAAATCGGTCACGCTTGCGCTGCTCGGCATTGTCGCACTCGGCGTCTCCTACTGGTTTGCACGCCGCCTGTTGAAGGGTGGAGATCCTCATGAGGCAAGCGTTAAAATCGAATTTTTCGTTGGAAAAAGGAGCTGGCTCATCGCCGCAGTTGTATTGCTCCAGATCGGCTTCATCGGCTACCAGACAGCTGCCAATGAGTCTTCTCATAGCCGCAATGACCCTGCGTTGTCAGCCCTTGCTGCTCCTGCTAACGATACGGTATCCGTGGTCACTGTATCTCTGCCGCACGGTCTAGTGATAGCTACACAAGCTACTCATAGCCACATCAGCTAG
- the speD gene encoding adenosylmethionine decarboxylase — protein sequence MEYSTYGRHVAMDAWGIAFEHLNAADLLSQQMVQAAEASGATILSVQAEQFEPQGATVLVMLSESHMSIHTYPEKGFAALDCYTCGDTVDPHVAIQAMLVFLQPQKTAEVKITRGMGELVIHRYPLANRMESDAKVPASVLGSEQGEGKMKP from the coding sequence ATGGAATATTCAACGTATGGCCGCCATGTCGCAATGGACGCGTGGGGCATTGCATTCGAGCATTTGAACGCCGCTGATCTATTGAGTCAGCAGATGGTACAAGCAGCAGAGGCGAGCGGCGCGACGATATTATCCGTGCAGGCTGAGCAGTTCGAGCCGCAGGGCGCGACGGTGCTCGTCATGCTGTCCGAGAGCCATATGTCGATCCATACGTATCCCGAGAAGGGCTTCGCCGCGCTCGACTGCTACACCTGCGGCGACACCGTCGATCCGCATGTTGCTATTCAAGCGATGCTCGTGTTCCTTCAACCGCAGAAAACCGCTGAGGTGAAAATAACGAGGGGGATGGGCGAGCTCGTTATTCACCGTTACCCGCTAGCGAATCGAATGGAGTCTGACGCGAAAGTTCCGGCTTCCGTCCTTGGGAGCGAGCAAGGGGAAGGGAAAATGAAGCCGTAG
- a CDS encoding carbon-nitrogen hydrolase family protein: MSPFMVAAVQHSLTGITAEAAFWQKITVTIQEAAERGADLIVFPEYMTAHLLGFTEEMDHEAACRYLDSYTEDYIALMQRNSREQGLMILGGTHICKEDGKFFNKAFLFFPDGRIETQSKLHLTPEEQTRWPLTAGDSVNIVETSWGKLAILTCYDIEFPELARLAADQGAELLLCPSYTDTSFGYYRVRLCAQARAIENQLFVVLSGIVGELSEDRPQVDRGYCQAGLFTPCDVPFAEDGILETGELNQDMFVMAELDFSMLRTNREQGLVAPFYDRRPDLYKQQENRLLREC, translated from the coding sequence ATGAGCCCATTTATGGTAGCAGCTGTGCAGCATAGCTTGACGGGCATCACAGCCGAGGCAGCATTTTGGCAAAAAATTACGGTTACTATTCAGGAGGCCGCAGAACGTGGCGCGGACCTTATCGTGTTTCCCGAATATATGACCGCACATTTGCTGGGCTTTACGGAGGAAATGGATCATGAAGCAGCCTGCCGTTACTTAGACAGCTATACCGAGGATTATATAGCCTTGATGCAAAGAAACAGCCGCGAGCAGGGCCTGATGATTTTGGGCGGCACCCACATTTGCAAGGAAGATGGGAAGTTTTTCAACAAGGCATTCCTGTTCTTCCCGGACGGACGGATAGAAACGCAAAGCAAGCTGCATCTAACGCCTGAGGAACAGACACGCTGGCCGCTGACGGCAGGGGACAGCGTCAATATTGTGGAGACAAGCTGGGGAAAGCTGGCGATACTGACCTGTTATGATATCGAGTTTCCCGAGCTGGCAAGGCTTGCTGCCGATCAAGGCGCGGAGCTGCTGTTATGTCCGTCCTACACGGATACCTCCTTCGGCTATTACCGGGTGCGCCTCTGCGCGCAGGCTCGGGCGATTGAGAACCAGTTGTTCGTTGTGCTTAGCGGCATCGTTGGGGAGCTTAGTGAGGATCGTCCGCAGGTTGACCGCGGCTATTGCCAAGCGGGGCTTTTCACGCCCTGCGATGTGCCTTTTGCCGAGGATGGCATATTGGAGACAGGTGAGCTGAATCAGGACATGTTCGTGATGGCGGAGCTGGATTTTTCCATGCTGCGTACGAATCGGGAGCAGGGGCTGGTCGCTCCTTTTTATGACCGCCGTCCTGACCTTTATAAACAACAAGAAAATAGGCTGCTGAGGGAGTGCTGA
- a CDS encoding bifunctional GNAT family N-acetyltransferase/carbon-nitrogen hydrolase family protein, with amino-acid sequence MTVDPMAQFEKKMIIRNIETADIDQIISLQLLCFPNMAPWKKVQLESHLRIFPEGQICVELDGEIIGSCSSLIVNFDDYLEQHTYSEITDKGFIRNHNPRGGSLYGMEVMVHPDYRRMKIGRRLYEARKRLAEKLNLKSIIVGGRIPGYHKYSDKLTPREYAEEVLQQNIYDSVLTFQMMNGFTLKRILTNYLPDDDDSMSYASLLEWNNIDYKPSSSKIHYKLSFPVRICVVQYMMKKIDSFEEFATQCEHYVDVAADYKSDFVVFPENVTMQLLSFLDDRSPSLAVRKLTTFTVEYVELFTELAVKYNVNIIGGSHFVERNNRIYNVGHLFRRDGTIEQQYKLHISPNERKWWGINGGDRLEVFDTDCGKISIQLSSDIEYPELSRAVAEAGAQLIFIPFCAEDRQTFLRVKYCAQARAIENQVFTVTSGTVGNLTHVDNVDIQYAQSGVYTPADSSFPRDGIAGECSENTETIIMVEVDMEILQRYRKSKDVLTFRDRRTDIYSLQIHS; translated from the coding sequence ATGACAGTCGATCCGATGGCTCAATTTGAGAAAAAGATGATCATCCGCAATATAGAAACGGCAGATATCGACCAAATTATTTCGCTGCAGCTCCTTTGCTTTCCTAATATGGCCCCATGGAAAAAAGTTCAGCTCGAAAGCCATCTACGCATATTTCCTGAGGGGCAAATTTGCGTGGAGCTGGATGGCGAGATTATTGGCTCCTGCTCCAGCCTGATCGTTAACTTCGACGACTATTTGGAGCAGCATACGTATTCGGAAATTACGGATAAAGGCTTTATCCGCAACCATAACCCGCGAGGCGGGAGCCTGTATGGGATGGAGGTTATGGTGCACCCCGATTATCGGAGGATGAAAATCGGCAGACGGCTGTACGAAGCACGCAAGCGGCTGGCCGAGAAGCTTAATTTAAAAAGCATTATTGTCGGGGGGCGCATTCCCGGCTATCACAAATACAGCGACAAGCTGACGCCGCGGGAATATGCGGAGGAAGTGCTGCAGCAGAACATCTATGATTCGGTGCTGACGTTCCAAATGATGAACGGCTTTACGCTTAAGCGGATTTTGACGAACTATTTGCCCGATGATGATGATTCGATGAGCTATGCCTCCTTGCTGGAATGGAACAATATCGACTACAAGCCGAGCAGCAGCAAAATCCATTACAAGCTTTCATTTCCAGTGCGTATTTGCGTCGTTCAATATATGATGAAAAAAATTGACTCCTTCGAGGAGTTTGCGACCCAATGCGAGCATTATGTCGATGTTGCGGCCGATTATAAATCGGATTTTGTCGTATTTCCGGAAAATGTGACGATGCAGCTGCTCTCTTTCCTTGATGACCGCTCGCCCAGCCTTGCGGTGCGCAAGCTGACGACATTTACAGTGGAATACGTGGAGCTGTTCACGGAGCTTGCTGTTAAATACAATGTGAATATTATCGGCGGCTCGCATTTTGTGGAGCGGAATAACCGCATCTACAATGTAGGGCATTTATTCCGCCGCGACGGGACGATTGAGCAGCAGTACAAGCTGCATATTTCACCAAATGAGCGCAAATGGTGGGGCATCAACGGTGGCGACAGGCTGGAGGTGTTCGATACCGACTGCGGCAAAATTTCCATTCAGCTGAGCAGCGATATTGAATATCCGGAGCTGTCGCGCGCCGTGGCGGAAGCGGGTGCGCAGTTGATTTTTATCCCTTTTTGTGCGGAGGATCGCCAGACTTTTCTAAGGGTTAAATATTGCGCGCAGGCGCGGGCGATTGAAAATCAGGTGTTTACGGTCACCTCGGGAACGGTCGGCAATTTGACCCATGTGGACAATGTCGATATTCAATATGCGCAGTCCGGCGTATATACGCCAGCTGATTCCTCATTCCCGCGCGATGGCATTGCCGGAGAATGCAGTGAAAATACAGAGACGATTATTATGGTCGAAGTCGACATGGAAATTTTGCAGCGCTACCGCAAGTCCAAGGATGTGCTGACGTTCCGCGACCGCAGGACGGACATCTATTCCTTGCAAATTCATTCGTAG
- the greA gene encoding transcription elongation factor GreA translates to MSKDREEIILTQEGLAQLEAELDDLKYVKRKELAARIKLAISYGDLKENSEYHSAKNDQSFMETRIIILEKMLKKARVIDVEALDTSRVNIGFTVILNDVEFAEKLEYKIVGTEEADVASNKISYESPLGKELMGKEVGSIISVNAPMGIIKYELLEIKA, encoded by the coding sequence ATGTCGAAAGATAGAGAAGAAATTATATTAACGCAAGAGGGGCTTGCCCAGCTGGAAGCGGAGCTTGACGATCTCAAATATGTGAAGCGCAAGGAGCTCGCAGCCCGGATCAAGCTGGCCATCAGCTACGGCGACTTGAAGGAAAACAGCGAGTACCATTCAGCTAAAAACGACCAGTCTTTCATGGAAACTCGGATTATTATTTTGGAAAAAATGCTTAAGAAGGCACGCGTCATTGATGTGGAAGCGCTGGATACGAGCCGGGTCAACATTGGCTTCACCGTTATTTTGAATGATGTGGAATTCGCGGAGAAGCTGGAATACAAAATCGTTGGCACAGAAGAAGCCGATGTAGCAAGCAATAAAATATCCTACGAAAGCCCGCTTGGCAAAGAGCTGATGGGCAAGGAAGTAGGCAGCATTATTAGCGTGAATGCACCGATGGGCATCATTAAATATGAACTGCTCGAAATTAAGGCTTAG
- the rlmN gene encoding 23S rRNA (adenine(2503)-C(2))-methyltransferase RlmN, protein MMKPSIYGLTFEQLTAWLLEYGHKKFRTTQVWEYLYRKRVTSFEEMTDVNPECLKLLAEHFAIQTLAEHTLQESADGTRKFLFKLSDGNLIETVLMRHKFGLSVCVTTQVGCNIGCSFCASGLLAKSRDLTSGEIVEQVMKAQLYLDKEQQGDRVSHLVVMGIGEPFDNYTNLVDFLQVIKDQKGLAIGPRHITVSTSGLTKKIMDFADNDLGVNLAISLHAPNNELRTRIMKINRALPIEKLMEAIDYYLAKTKRRITLEYILLKDMNDQVEHALELVELVADRGSLVNVNLIPYNPVDEHSQYQRSEPESIRAFYDTIKKNGLSCSVRLEHGTDIDAACGQLRSKQIKASKDQVPQESAAR, encoded by the coding sequence ATGATGAAACCATCCATTTATGGATTAACCTTCGAGCAGCTAACCGCTTGGCTGCTGGAGTATGGACATAAGAAATTCCGCACGACTCAGGTGTGGGAGTATTTGTACCGGAAACGGGTCACGTCCTTTGAGGAAATGACGGACGTCAATCCGGAATGCTTGAAGTTGCTGGCAGAGCATTTTGCCATCCAGACGCTGGCAGAGCATACGCTTCAGGAGTCGGCGGATGGAACGCGCAAATTCCTGTTCAAGCTCAGCGACGGCAATCTGATCGAGACGGTGCTGATGCGGCATAAGTTCGGCTTGTCCGTCTGTGTGACGACGCAGGTAGGCTGCAACATCGGCTGCAGCTTCTGTGCGAGCGGGCTGCTGGCGAAGAGTCGCGACCTGACAAGCGGCGAAATCGTTGAGCAGGTGATGAAGGCGCAGCTGTATCTGGATAAGGAGCAGCAGGGCGACCGCGTCAGCCATCTGGTCGTTATGGGCATTGGCGAACCGTTCGACAACTATACGAATCTGGTCGATTTTCTGCAGGTCATCAAGGATCAAAAGGGGCTGGCGATTGGCCCGCGGCATATTACCGTTTCGACAAGCGGCTTGACCAAAAAGATTATGGATTTCGCCGACAACGATCTTGGCGTCAATCTGGCGATTTCGCTGCATGCGCCGAATAATGAGCTGCGCACGCGTATTATGAAGATCAATCGCGCATTGCCGATTGAGAAGCTGATGGAAGCCATTGATTATTATTTGGCCAAGACGAAGCGGAGAATTACGCTCGAATATATTTTGCTCAAGGATATGAATGATCAGGTGGAGCATGCGCTTGAGCTGGTCGAGCTTGTAGCGGATAGAGGGTCACTCGTAAATGTGAACCTCATTCCTTATAATCCGGTCGATGAGCATAGCCAGTATCAGCGCAGCGAGCCGGAGTCGATCCGGGCGTTCTATGATACGATTAAGAAAAATGGCCTTAGCTGCAGCGTTCGACTGGAGCATGGTACGGATATTGATGCGGCCTGTGGACAGCTTCGCAGCAAGCAGATCAAGGCATCCAAGGATCAAGTGCCGCAAGAAAGCGCGGCTAGATAG
- a CDS encoding aldo/keto reductase: protein MTAQHLQDTVTLHNGVKMPWFGLGVFKVEDGEEVVSSVKAAIKNGYRSIDTAAVYQNEEGVGQAIKEAMEQYGVAREDLFVTSKVWNSDLGYETAIAAYETSLAKLGLAYLDLYLIHWPKAGKYKEAWRALETLYKEGRVKAIGVSNFQIHHLEDVLKDAEIKPMVNQIELHPRLTQQEIRSFASGHGIVIEAWSPLMQGKLLDEPILKAIADKHGKSTAQVILRWDLQNGIITIPKSIKENRIIENAAIFDFELSAEEIAQIDGLNQNVRVGPDPDNFDF, encoded by the coding sequence ATGACAGCACAACATTTGCAGGATACGGTCACGCTTCATAACGGCGTCAAAATGCCTTGGTTCGGACTTGGCGTATTTAAAGTAGAGGATGGCGAGGAAGTCGTCAGCTCGGTTAAAGCAGCGATTAAAAATGGCTACCGCAGCATTGATACCGCAGCTGTATATCAGAATGAGGAAGGCGTGGGTCAAGCAATCAAAGAAGCGATGGAACAGTACGGGGTCGCCCGTGAAGATCTGTTCGTCACCTCCAAAGTGTGGAATTCCGATCTCGGCTATGAGACGGCGATTGCCGCATATGAGACTAGCCTAGCAAAGCTTGGACTAGCGTATTTGGACCTTTATTTAATCCACTGGCCTAAGGCTGGCAAATATAAAGAAGCTTGGCGTGCACTGGAAACGTTGTATAAAGAAGGCCGCGTGAAAGCAATCGGCGTCAGCAACTTCCAGATTCATCATCTGGAGGATGTCCTGAAGGATGCGGAAATCAAGCCTATGGTCAATCAGATTGAGCTTCACCCCCGCCTTACGCAGCAAGAAATTAGAAGCTTCGCTAGCGGGCATGGTATTGTTATTGAAGCTTGGTCACCGCTCATGCAGGGAAAATTGCTCGATGAGCCCATTTTGAAAGCCATTGCCGACAAGCATGGAAAATCGACGGCTCAAGTGATTTTGCGTTGGGATTTGCAAAATGGCATCATCACTATCCCTAAATCGATTAAAGAAAATCGGATTATCGAAAATGCCGCCATCTTCGACTTCGAGCTTTCCGCAGAAGAAATCGCACAAATCGACGGCTTGAATCAAAATGTGCGCGTCGGTCCAGATCCGGACAACTTTGATTTCTAA
- a CDS encoding sensor domain-containing diguanylate cyclase — protein MEVIVSLGAYLLPMLLFFYMGLDVLYRNPKKIEHQLVSLIIACYFIMFMEEYVRFLLPIEYSPALTALWFSNVGIAMPGIGVHFISKFSGMDKRLPRFVYPYIFYLPLLIIPFNIFSNQKYISSQEFVQVGIWKYPVYNFPYFAAMTGSILIAIVYLVFLLLGQARVRATQDREREPIYRLMIAGTIITMLWVVFFGYFQFKNTLPPYSYLYGGLVWCFMLRLAMQRFEFLNSNKQRYERLFNLNPAAILLVESSGTIKEANPSAKQMFDHLQLEHAGLDALASTELKKRLRNQLEIKELETKIHKGERELTVLIDGDYVTVDNEPHVILIFRNITLIKEHQEQIAFLAYHDALTELPNRRFFYERLAAAIAEAERKQQQLAVVLIDLDEFKETNDRFGHDAGDALLQHTAGLIKESVGGQGMAARLGGDEFVLFISPLPAADCVYEIIPEIEERFASRSLRYGNEQLFAKLSMGISLYPRDGLDGDSLLNRADKAMYKLKRERKLRKHNVEQLPQSQSIL, from the coding sequence TTGGAAGTAATAGTTTCATTGGGTGCTTATTTGCTCCCCATGCTTTTATTTTTCTATATGGGTTTGGATGTCCTGTACCGCAACCCGAAGAAGATTGAGCATCAGCTCGTCAGTCTTATTATTGCTTGTTATTTTATAATGTTTATGGAGGAGTACGTTCGTTTTCTGCTTCCCATTGAATATAGCCCGGCTCTCACAGCGTTGTGGTTTTCTAACGTTGGCATCGCTATGCCTGGAATTGGCGTACATTTTATCTCCAAATTTTCCGGCATGGACAAGCGGCTTCCGCGCTTTGTCTACCCGTATATTTTCTACTTACCGCTGCTGATTATTCCCTTCAATATTTTTAGTAATCAAAAATACATCTCCTCGCAAGAGTTCGTTCAAGTCGGCATTTGGAAATACCCCGTTTACAATTTCCCTTATTTCGCCGCCATGACGGGCAGCATTCTGATTGCCATTGTGTATCTTGTGTTTCTATTGCTTGGACAAGCTCGGGTTAGAGCCACTCAGGATCGCGAACGGGAGCCTATTTATCGGCTTATGATTGCAGGCACCATTATAACGATGCTTTGGGTTGTTTTTTTTGGCTATTTTCAATTCAAAAATACGCTGCCTCCTTATTCATATTTATACGGCGGTCTCGTCTGGTGCTTTATGCTGCGGCTCGCTATGCAAAGATTTGAGTTTCTCAACTCCAATAAACAGCGATATGAGCGACTGTTTAATTTGAACCCAGCCGCTATTCTGCTCGTTGAGAGCTCCGGCACTATTAAAGAAGCCAATCCAAGTGCGAAGCAGATGTTTGATCATTTACAGCTGGAGCATGCTGGACTCGACGCATTAGCCAGTACCGAGCTGAAAAAACGCCTCCGAAACCAATTGGAAATTAAAGAGCTGGAGACTAAAATTCATAAGGGAGAAAGAGAACTCACGGTGCTAATTGATGGGGACTATGTGACTGTGGATAATGAACCGCATGTCATTCTTATTTTCCGCAATATTACGCTCATCAAGGAGCATCAGGAACAGATTGCCTTTCTCGCCTACCATGACGCACTGACCGAATTGCCGAACCGCCGCTTCTTCTACGAAAGGCTGGCGGCAGCCATTGCGGAAGCCGAGCGGAAGCAGCAACAGCTGGCTGTTGTACTGATTGACCTGGATGAATTTAAAGAAACGAATGACCGCTTCGGGCATGATGCAGGCGATGCTCTACTGCAGCACACCGCAGGACTCATTAAAGAAAGCGTCGGCGGTCAAGGTATGGCAGCAAGGCTGGGCGGCGACGAATTTGTCCTATTCATCAGCCCGCTCCCTGCTGCCGATTGCGTTTACGAGATTATTCCTGAGATTGAGGAACGCTTCGCGAGCCGTTCACTGCGCTACGGCAATGAGCAGCTGTTCGCCAAGCTTAGTATGGGGATCAGCCTGTATCCGCGAGACGGACTGGACGGGGATTCCTTGCTGAACCGTGCAGATAAAGCGATGTATAAGCTTAAGCGTGAGCGCAAGCTGCGGAAGCACAATGTTGAACAGCTCCCGCAGTCGCAGTCCATCCTGTAA
- a CDS encoding DinB family protein, which produces MNTLQSLKQFKPLKEQYERELDLFTLEQLQQKPAEDEWSIGQVYVHLINSALYMQLNFAKQCLSDESQAPVSLSDSTSEMNARKNAIFAAGSLPPMRVQVEPSPEYTPSQPKSKDELVQGMSEVLRRMKELEPALAGAPEHRTIPHPGLGEMNAKEWFLLIEMHFRHHLRQLERLKPFAASM; this is translated from the coding sequence ATAAATACGTTACAATCTTTGAAGCAATTTAAACCATTGAAGGAGCAATATGAACGGGAGCTGGACTTGTTCACGCTTGAGCAGCTGCAGCAGAAGCCAGCCGAGGATGAATGGTCGATCGGTCAGGTATATGTCCATCTGATCAACAGTGCGCTATACATGCAGCTAAATTTCGCTAAGCAATGCTTGAGCGATGAATCGCAAGCACCCGTTAGCCTAAGCGATTCAACAAGCGAAATGAATGCGAGGAAAAATGCCATTTTTGCAGCGGGCAGTCTGCCGCCAATGCGTGTACAGGTGGAGCCCTCCCCTGAGTACACGCCTAGCCAGCCGAAAAGCAAAGATGAGCTGGTACAAGGAATGAGCGAGGTACTGCGCCGGATGAAGGAACTGGAGCCAGCGCTTGCGGGGGCGCCGGAGCATCGTACAATTCCACATCCGGGTTTAGGTGAAATGAACGCCAAGGAATGGTTTTTGCTCATCGAAATGCATTTCCGTCATCATCTTCGTCAGTTGGAGCGTTTGAAGCCTTTTGCAGCTTCGATGTAA
- a CDS encoding YafY family protein: MNKTERMLAILLELQRKDKMRAEDLAAVFETSVRTIYRDMQALSESGVPIVGEPGVGYSLMEGYFLPPVSFTVEEAVTLLIGTVFVEQQFDEGYTLKAGAARGKIEAILPEHVREETQRVRASIKLLAPYDPLAGGVDKQNINLLRTAILEQRKIRLHYKKTYAEEDRGRQSTRVVAPYGLVLSQGNWLLLAYCELRAALRHFRLSRMEQLALLDERFKLPQDFDLHAYAPENDRKLSVRIWVNPSIADKVKEQNNFYMESLEETEDGLYVNFLVRVQEELLHWILGWGSGVLVLEPESLRQQIRAEAAKILESY, translated from the coding sequence ATGAATAAAACAGAGCGAATGTTGGCGATTTTATTGGAGCTTCAGCGTAAAGACAAAATGCGTGCCGAGGATTTGGCCGCGGTATTCGAGACGAGCGTCCGTACGATTTATCGCGATATGCAGGCGCTCAGCGAATCCGGTGTCCCGATTGTCGGAGAGCCTGGCGTCGGCTATTCGCTAATGGAGGGCTATTTTCTGCCGCCTGTTAGCTTTACCGTAGAGGAAGCAGTGACCTTGTTGATCGGTACTGTGTTTGTCGAGCAGCAGTTTGATGAGGGATATACGTTGAAGGCGGGCGCTGCCCGCGGGAAAATCGAGGCTATATTGCCGGAGCATGTCCGTGAGGAAACTCAGCGTGTCCGCGCTTCCATTAAGCTGCTGGCACCCTATGACCCGCTCGCAGGGGGAGTGGATAAGCAAAATATCAATCTATTGCGTACCGCTATATTGGAGCAGCGAAAAATACGTCTCCACTATAAGAAAACGTATGCGGAAGAGGACAGAGGCCGGCAGAGCACCCGGGTAGTCGCGCCATATGGACTCGTACTATCGCAGGGGAATTGGCTGCTGCTGGCCTATTGCGAGCTGCGGGCAGCACTGCGTCATTTCCGCTTGTCGCGCATGGAGCAGCTTGCCTTGCTCGATGAGCGTTTCAAGCTGCCGCAGGATTTTGATCTGCATGCTTATGCGCCCGAAAATGACCGCAAGCTGTCCGTACGCATTTGGGTGAATCCTTCTATCGCGGATAAAGTGAAGGAGCAAAATAACTTTTATATGGAATCATTGGAGGAAACAGAGGACGGCCTGTACGTGAATTTTCTTGTTCGTGTGCAGGAGGAGCTGTTGCACTGGATACTCGGCTGGGGTTCTGGCGTCCTTGTGCTGGAGCCAGAATCGCTGCGCCAGCAAATTCGGGCGGAGGCCGCTAAAATATTGGAAAGCTACTGA